The following proteins come from a genomic window of Heyndrickxia acidicola:
- a CDS encoding MerR family DNA-binding transcriptional regulator produces the protein MGELAALANVSKRTIDHYTRLGLLQAKRTKSNYRLYGIDAITDLHFIEEGKRMHLPLETIRKRLELKKNILVNEEDFEQQVDHLAEQMSQLYIELSGITPVLQKLNPEQKEAITNKLAVTSTALMKSLDLLTN, from the coding sequence ATAGGCGAATTAGCAGCTTTAGCGAACGTATCCAAGAGGACAATTGATCACTATACGCGACTGGGCCTTTTGCAGGCAAAACGTACAAAGTCCAATTATCGCTTATATGGCATTGATGCTATAACTGACCTCCATTTCATTGAAGAAGGAAAAAGAATGCATCTGCCTCTTGAGACCATTCGAAAAAGGCTGGAATTAAAAAAAAACATACTTGTAAATGAAGAAGACTTCGAACAGCAGGTCGACCACCTGGCAGAACAGATGAGTCAGCTTTATATTGAATTATCCGGCATTACACCTGTATTGCAGAAGTTAAACCCGGAACAAAAGGAAGCCATTACAAACAAACTTGCTGTCACAAGCACTGCACTGATGAAGTCTCTGGATTTGTTAACAAATTGA
- a CDS encoding hemolysin family protein, with amino-acid sequence MDIFNLVLIFFLIALSGFFVASEFSIVKVRSSRIDQLIEEGSKKAIAARRLISNLDEYLSACQLGITILSLLLGWKGESFVSGLLHPVFGLVNIPGSVTEVLSIVISFLAITFIHVVIGELAPKTLAIQKAETITLMVARPLILFYRVMYPFIWILNSSARLVTKAFGLKLASESELAHTEEELRIILSESYKSGEINQSEFKYVNKIFEFDNRIAKEIMVPRTEITSLSKEDSLEDFLKIVNEERFTRYPVIDGDKDHIIGLVNVKEILTDFIQEKSVTSITLETYVRPIIRVIDTIPINELLVMMQKERIHMAVLIDEYGGTSGLVTVEDILEEIVGEIRDEFDMDEVPLIRKIKENHFIFDSKVLVSEVNDILGITINDEDIDTIGGWVLTENYEAKQGDIIDFDGYQFTIKEMEDLHVKYVEVKKQAVQDIKVQSQLQISNSEAAL; translated from the coding sequence TTGGACATATTTAACTTGGTGCTAATATTCTTTTTAATAGCACTTTCCGGCTTTTTTGTAGCCTCGGAATTTTCAATTGTAAAGGTGCGAAGTTCACGTATCGATCAGCTTATTGAAGAAGGAAGCAAAAAAGCAATTGCTGCAAGAAGACTGATTTCTAATTTGGATGAATACCTGTCTGCGTGCCAGCTTGGAATCACCATTCTATCCCTTTTACTGGGCTGGAAAGGAGAATCCTTTGTTTCAGGACTCCTGCATCCCGTTTTCGGATTGGTAAATATTCCTGGGTCCGTTACAGAAGTTTTATCCATTGTCATTTCTTTTCTTGCTATTACCTTTATCCATGTAGTGATTGGAGAACTGGCTCCTAAAACTCTGGCCATTCAAAAAGCCGAGACAATTACATTGATGGTTGCACGCCCGCTTATTCTTTTTTATCGCGTGATGTATCCTTTTATCTGGATATTGAATAGTTCAGCCCGGCTTGTCACAAAAGCTTTTGGTTTAAAGCTTGCTTCTGAAAGTGAACTGGCTCATACCGAGGAAGAATTGCGAATTATTCTTTCCGAAAGCTACAAAAGCGGAGAAATAAACCAATCAGAGTTTAAATATGTTAATAAAATTTTTGAATTCGATAATCGTATTGCGAAAGAGATTATGGTTCCCCGAACGGAAATTACTTCGCTTTCCAAGGAAGACTCACTCGAAGATTTCCTTAAGATAGTGAACGAAGAACGATTTACGCGCTATCCAGTGATTGATGGTGATAAGGACCATATTATCGGCCTTGTTAATGTGAAGGAAATTTTGACAGATTTTATCCAGGAAAAAAGTGTTACAAGTATAACTCTTGAAACCTACGTCCGTCCTATCATCAGGGTCATCGACACCATTCCGATTAACGAACTGCTTGTTATGATGCAAAAGGAAAGAATTCATATGGCGGTTTTAATTGATGAATACGGCGGTACCTCCGGACTGGTGACTGTAGAGGATATCCTGGAAGAAATTGTTGGCGAAATACGCGATGAATTCGATATGGATGAAGTGCCTCTCATCCGCAAAATCAAGGAAAATCATTTTATTTTTGACTCAAAGGTTCTTGTAAGCGAAGTAAACGATATTCTTGGGATTACGATTAATGATGAAGATATTGATACGATTGGCGGTTGGGTCTTAACCGAAAACTATGAGGCTAAGCAAGGAGATATTATCGACTTTGACGGATACCAATTTACCATCAAAGAAATGGAAGATCTTCATGTAAAATATGTTGAGGTTAAGAAACAGGCGGTACAGGATATAAAAGTGCAGTCACAGCTGCAAATTTCTAACTCAGAAGCCGCTCTCTAA
- the argS gene encoding arginine--tRNA ligase, translating to MDLKAVFAQRLEAVLDGKVDYHEIYPLIEVPKNKDFGDLAFPCFQLAKLDKKPPAQIAEELATQLSSPILSEIHAMGPYVNVSFCSKTIGKDILTAILQAGESYGESDGGIGKTVVLDMSSPNIARPFSMGHLRSTVIGHSLSKIAAKCGYKTVKINHLGDWGTQFGKLIVAYKKWGDKEKVELHPIEELRTLYVKFHEEAEKKPELNEEARAAFKELEQGSEEYLTLWNWFRKESLKAFHEIYDLLGVNFDSYNGEAFFNDKMEKIVCLLGDRGLLEKSEGALVVPLEEGLPPCLIRKTDGATLYATRDLAAALYRKQEYNFDEMLYVVGQEQTVHFKQITGVLDKLQFKWAHSIKHIPFGLYLKDGKRMSTRKGKVVLLGEVLKEAVDLALANILEKNPDLPDSMEVAKDVGVGAVVFHDLKSDRLNSIEFSLKDMLTFEGETGPYIQYTHARAHSILRKRKEKEYRFSGLDDKESWEIIKLLNEFPAVIARSYSAYSPSLLAKYLIELSKSFNKYYGKVRIIEEDEDLLSRLSLVKAVADILAEGLQLLGIGAPKEM from the coding sequence ATGGATTTAAAAGCAGTGTTTGCTCAAAGATTAGAAGCAGTTCTTGATGGGAAAGTGGATTATCATGAGATTTATCCGCTCATTGAAGTGCCTAAAAATAAAGATTTTGGTGATTTAGCATTTCCTTGTTTTCAACTTGCGAAATTGGATAAAAAGCCGCCTGCTCAAATTGCTGAAGAACTTGCGACACAGCTTTCCAGCCCTATTTTATCGGAAATTCATGCTATGGGGCCATATGTGAACGTGAGCTTTTGTTCTAAGACAATAGGAAAAGACATTCTTACAGCGATATTACAAGCTGGGGAAAGCTATGGGGAAAGTGATGGAGGAATAGGGAAAACGGTGGTTTTGGATATGTCCAGCCCTAATATAGCTAGACCATTTTCAATGGGTCACCTGCGGTCAACGGTAATTGGCCATTCACTTTCCAAAATTGCGGCCAAGTGCGGATATAAGACGGTGAAAATAAACCATTTGGGAGACTGGGGAACCCAATTTGGAAAGCTCATCGTCGCCTACAAAAAGTGGGGAGATAAGGAAAAGGTAGAGCTGCATCCCATTGAAGAGCTGCGGACACTTTATGTAAAATTTCATGAAGAAGCTGAAAAAAAACCTGAACTGAATGAAGAAGCCCGCGCAGCCTTTAAGGAATTAGAACAGGGCAGCGAGGAATATTTAACATTATGGAATTGGTTTAGAAAAGAGTCACTTAAGGCTTTCCATGAAATCTACGACTTGCTTGGTGTGAATTTTGACTCCTATAATGGAGAAGCTTTTTTTAATGATAAAATGGAAAAAATAGTGTGCTTGCTTGGGGATCGTGGACTTTTGGAGAAATCAGAAGGGGCTCTTGTCGTTCCATTAGAGGAAGGCCTTCCTCCTTGTTTAATAAGAAAAACAGATGGAGCCACCCTTTATGCCACTAGAGATTTAGCGGCTGCTCTTTATCGAAAGCAAGAATATAATTTTGATGAGATGCTTTACGTTGTTGGCCAGGAACAAACCGTTCACTTTAAACAAATTACTGGAGTGTTAGATAAGCTGCAGTTTAAATGGGCGCACAGTATTAAGCACATTCCGTTTGGCCTTTACTTGAAGGATGGGAAAAGAATGTCAACTCGAAAGGGAAAAGTGGTTCTTTTAGGAGAAGTATTAAAAGAAGCGGTTGACTTGGCTTTAGCTAATATACTTGAAAAGAACCCTGATCTTCCTGACTCCATGGAAGTTGCGAAGGATGTGGGAGTAGGTGCTGTGGTTTTTCATGATTTGAAGAGTGATCGTTTAAACAGTATTGAATTTTCATTAAAGGATATGCTGACTTTTGAGGGGGAAACGGGGCCCTACATTCAATATACACATGCTCGTGCACATTCAATTTTACGAAAAAGAAAAGAAAAAGAGTATAGATTTTCAGGGCTGGATGATAAGGAAAGCTGGGAAATCATTAAGCTATTGAATGAGTTTCCTGCTGTCATTGCAAGATCATATTCAGCTTATTCCCCGTCTCTTTTAGCAAAGTATCTGATTGAATTAAGCAAATCATTTAATAAGTACTATGGCAAGGTAAGAATTATTGAAGAGGATGAAGACCTTTTATCTCGCCTGTCCCTTGTTAAAGCTGTAGCGGATATCTTGGCTGAAGGCCTGCAGCTTTTAGGGATTGGGGCACCGAAAGAAATGTAG
- a CDS encoding Lmo0850 family protein gives MKRGHDQLKRVISNLSEIGVKISKTKSRGELFKVLEDVKAVPNYPKIPH, from the coding sequence TTGAAAAGAGGCCATGATCAATTAAAAAGAGTGATTTCCAATTTGTCAGAAATTGGTGTCAAAATCTCGAAAACAAAATCACGTGGAGAATTATTTAAGGTGCTGGAAGATGTAAAAGCTGTTCCCAATTACCCTAAAATTCCACACTAA
- a CDS encoding MDR family MFS transporter, producing the protein MSKKKNHLGFVVAGLLLGILMASMDNTIVVTATGTIVGELGGLDNFIWVVSAYMVAEMAGMPIFGKLSDMYGRKRFFLFGLLFFMLGSILCGTADSITQLSLYRAIQGIGGGALVPIAFTIVFDIFPVEKRGKMGGLFGAVFGLSSIFGPLIGAYITDNISWRWIFYINLPLGLLALVFVSIFYHETKQKVKQKIDWIGAITLVGAVVCLMFALELGGNKYDWGSSPIISLFSGFVVLLVLFLFVETKAAEPIISFKMFKNRLFAGSTIVGLFYGAAFMGATVYIPIFVQGVYGGTATNSGLILLPMMLGSVVAAQLGGFLTTKLSYRNIMIISAIILIVGIYLLTTLNPDTPRYILTIYMIITGVGVGFSFSVLSMATIHNFGMDQRGAATSTSNFIRSLGMTVGTTIFGMIQKNVFADKLKKVFEGFGPMPGKSGINSSQILLEKTRSHIPAPILHKITDVLSASIVHTFMWGLVPAVLALVFIFVMSNERLVFAKPVKKAAIDR; encoded by the coding sequence ATGAGTAAGAAGAAAAATCACTTAGGGTTTGTAGTAGCAGGTTTGCTGCTGGGGATATTGATGGCTTCGATGGATAATACGATTGTGGTTACAGCAACCGGAACGATCGTAGGTGAACTGGGAGGTCTTGATAATTTTATTTGGGTCGTTTCAGCCTATATGGTGGCTGAAATGGCAGGAATGCCAATATTCGGAAAGCTTTCTGATATGTACGGCAGAAAACGGTTCTTTCTTTTTGGGCTGCTGTTCTTTATGCTGGGTTCGATTCTATGCGGAACCGCTGACAGCATCACTCAGCTGAGCCTGTATCGGGCCATTCAGGGAATTGGAGGAGGCGCACTGGTGCCAATTGCCTTCACCATCGTTTTTGATATTTTTCCAGTTGAAAAGAGAGGGAAAATGGGAGGCTTATTTGGAGCAGTATTTGGACTATCCAGTATTTTTGGCCCATTAATTGGAGCCTATATTACAGACAATATTAGCTGGAGATGGATTTTTTATATTAACTTGCCTTTAGGCTTGCTGGCTCTTGTCTTTGTCTCGATTTTTTATCACGAAACAAAACAGAAGGTAAAGCAAAAAATAGATTGGATTGGAGCTATCACACTAGTAGGAGCGGTTGTTTGTTTAATGTTTGCGTTGGAGCTTGGCGGCAACAAATATGACTGGGGGTCCTCTCCAATTATTAGCTTGTTCAGCGGGTTTGTAGTATTGCTCGTTCTGTTTTTATTTGTAGAAACGAAAGCAGCAGAGCCGATCATTTCATTTAAAATGTTTAAAAACAGATTGTTTGCTGGAAGTACGATTGTAGGATTATTTTACGGAGCTGCTTTTATGGGAGCAACGGTCTATATCCCGATTTTTGTTCAGGGTGTATACGGCGGTACAGCCACAAACTCAGGTCTTATTCTTTTGCCGATGATGCTTGGGTCTGTGGTAGCTGCACAGCTTGGAGGTTTTTTAACAACAAAGCTAAGCTATCGTAATATAATGATTATTTCAGCTATCATTTTGATTGTAGGAATCTATCTATTAACCACTTTAAACCCGGACACCCCCAGATATATACTTACCATTTATATGATCATTACTGGCGTAGGGGTTGGATTCTCCTTTTCTGTGCTGAGCATGGCGACCATCCATAATTTTGGAATGGATCAGCGCGGTGCTGCCACTTCTACGAGTAATTTTATCCGTTCACTTGGCATGACAGTTGGAACAACAATCTTTGGCATGATACAAAAAAATGTCTTCGCGGATAAGCTGAAAAAAGTATTTGAAGGGTTTGGGCCAATGCCAGGAAAGTCAGGGATAAATTCCAGCCAAATTTTATTGGAAAAGACAAGATCTCATATTCCTGCACCTATCCTGCACAAAATAACAGATGTCCTTTCTGCATCTATTGTCCACACCTTTATGTGGGGGCTAGTGCCGGCGGTCCTTGCATTAGTATTTATCTTTGTCATGAGCAACGAAAGACTTGTATTTGCCAAACCGGTTAAGAAAGCGGCAATAGACAGATAG
- a CDS encoding polymer-forming cytoskeletal protein, which produces MAGSTDKKRNLLINGFGTSSGGHFEKAEVNGKGTVNGDVYCNEIICNGFATINGNVEAQTIKINGNGKIDGNVYAQEISVDGIVKMSGEVNGGELKVSGSAAFGNNVKGDSILVNGKAKIAGDCESENFSSEGIFRIGGLLNAEEISVLLYGECKAEEIGGKSIIVKEKPSGMMKLIKPFFPSRLVTKVMEGDDIRIEAVTADVVRGNTVAIGPNCEIGLVEYKSDIQISPGSKVKEHKKIL; this is translated from the coding sequence ATGGCAGGGTCGACAGATAAAAAGAGAAATTTATTGATCAATGGTTTTGGCACCTCTTCAGGCGGCCATTTTGAGAAAGCGGAAGTCAATGGAAAGGGCACTGTAAATGGCGATGTCTATTGTAATGAGATCATTTGTAATGGTTTTGCCACGATTAATGGCAATGTGGAGGCCCAAACAATCAAAATAAACGGTAATGGAAAAATAGATGGTAATGTATACGCACAGGAGATTTCCGTAGACGGAATTGTGAAGATGAGCGGTGAAGTAAACGGAGGCGAGCTTAAAGTGAGCGGATCGGCTGCTTTCGGAAACAATGTAAAAGGAGACTCCATTCTAGTAAATGGAAAGGCAAAAATAGCAGGTGATTGTGAATCGGAAAACTTTTCGTCAGAAGGGATTTTTCGTATTGGAGGTTTGCTTAATGCCGAAGAAATCTCCGTTCTCTTATATGGTGAATGTAAAGCAGAAGAAATCGGCGGCAAGTCGATTATTGTAAAAGAAAAGCCGTCTGGAATGATGAAATTGATTAAACCATTTTTTCCTTCAAGACTGGTAACGAAAGTAATGGAAGGCGATGATATTCGAATAGAGGCTGTGACAGCCGATGTTGTAAGGGGTAACACTGTTGCAATCGGACCGAACTGTGAAATAGGATTAGTAGAATATAAATCAGATATTCAAATAAGTCCCGGATCAAAAGTAAAGGAACACAAAAAGATTTTATAA
- a CDS encoding YhbD family protein, with protein MTDDLIAKKDLLELADISYGQLYRWKRKNLIPEDWFIRKSTFTGQETFFPREKILHRIEKIQQMKENLSLDELADMFSPNLKEMNLTLEEVIKRGIASQPVLHFFRDQTEGMSNELSFSQILYVYVLEKLLSSGQINLDEAKMVLEVLTEHYPSVRDKQADLIFMRKLGVSTCLLAAETSNIYFDKTAKAVAVLPLSVCLEELKPKLL; from the coding sequence TTGACTGATGACTTGATAGCAAAAAAGGATTTGCTGGAATTAGCAGACATTTCATATGGGCAGTTATATAGATGGAAAAGGAAAAACTTAATCCCTGAAGATTGGTTTATTCGAAAATCGACCTTTACTGGTCAGGAAACCTTTTTTCCCAGAGAAAAAATTCTTCATCGGATTGAGAAAATCCAGCAGATGAAGGAGAATCTTTCTCTTGATGAGCTGGCAGATATGTTTTCGCCGAATCTAAAGGAAATGAATCTTACATTGGAGGAAGTGATAAAACGGGGAATTGCTTCTCAGCCCGTACTCCACTTTTTTAGGGATCAGACCGAGGGAATGAGTAATGAACTAAGTTTTTCACAAATTTTATATGTGTATGTATTGGAAAAGTTATTAAGCTCAGGACAAATCAATTTAGATGAAGCCAAAATGGTTCTTGAAGTCTTAACAGAACATTATCCTTCGGTGAGGGATAAGCAGGCAGACCTGATTTTCATGAGGAAGCTGGGTGTATCAACTTGCCTGCTTGCAGCAGAAACGTCGAATATTTACTTTGATAAGACTGCCAAAGCGGTGGCAGTATTGCCGCTTTCGGTGTGTTTAGAGGAATTGAAACCAAAATTATTATAA